From one Actinopolyspora saharensis genomic stretch:
- a CDS encoding xanthine dehydrogenase family protein molybdopterin-binding subunit, producing MTDVSNPGKLGEPLERLDGPAKVTGTARYAFEQPVDDPLYLQPLQADIARGKVVRIDTGAAEALSGVRAVLTHENAESLNSGVDVELAVLQSPEISYRGQVIGAVVADTQEIAAHAAGFVEVTYERHPHDTVFRSAEEIVYTPDSSSPMIGENLDQGDVDGALAAAEHTLDATYITPAEYNNPMEPHATVAVWRDAELTLHDSNQGSHTVRDVVAPTLGLDPQRVHVFAPHVGGGFGAKGMPRAHVMLAALAARKLEGRPVKCALSRRQMFSLVGYRPPTRQRVRLGADAAGRLTATEHSALEQTSRVKEYAEQSASAARNMYASANRRITNELAALDVPVPTWMRAPGEAGGMYALETAMDEMALTCGMDPIEFRVRNEPERAPESGLPFSSRNLVSCLRQGAEMFGWNDRDPEPGVREENGWLLGTGVAAATFPSFSIPGSKATIGYEPGGYYRVEIGAADLGTGSRTALSQIAAEALEVPVEEVRLHLGSTAQPRASIAGGSSGTASWGSTIVQAAREFRSEHGAEPAEGAETTAEAAANPSAGEYAMNAYGAQFAEVAVNADTGEIRVPRMLGVFAAGRIVNARTARSQFLGGMTMGLSMALHEHGVLDERFGHVVNHDFAGYHIAGNADVGSVEVSWLDEHDPHVNPMGIKGIGEVGIVGVAAAIGNAARHATGIRVRELPLTPEKFLV from the coding sequence GTCGTCAGGATCGACACCGGAGCGGCCGAGGCCCTGAGCGGGGTGCGCGCCGTGCTGACCCACGAGAACGCGGAGTCGCTGAACTCCGGGGTCGACGTCGAACTGGCCGTCCTGCAGTCCCCCGAGATCAGCTACCGGGGGCAGGTGATCGGTGCCGTGGTCGCCGACACCCAGGAGATCGCGGCGCACGCCGCGGGCTTCGTCGAGGTCACCTACGAGCGCCATCCGCACGACACCGTGTTCCGCTCCGCCGAGGAGATCGTCTACACCCCGGACAGCTCCAGCCCGATGATCGGCGAGAACCTCGATCAGGGCGATGTGGACGGGGCGCTGGCCGCTGCCGAGCACACGCTGGACGCCACGTACATCACCCCGGCGGAGTACAACAACCCGATGGAGCCGCACGCCACCGTCGCGGTGTGGCGGGACGCGGAACTGACCCTGCACGACTCGAACCAGGGCTCGCACACCGTGCGGGACGTGGTCGCCCCGACGCTGGGGCTGGACCCGCAGCGGGTGCACGTCTTCGCCCCCCACGTCGGCGGTGGTTTCGGGGCCAAGGGGATGCCCCGCGCGCACGTGATGCTGGCCGCGCTGGCCGCGCGGAAGCTCGAGGGACGGCCGGTCAAGTGCGCGTTGTCCCGCAGGCAGATGTTCTCCCTCGTGGGCTACCGGCCGCCGACCAGGCAGCGGGTCCGGCTGGGGGCGGACGCGGCGGGCAGGCTGACCGCCACCGAGCACTCGGCGCTCGAGCAGACCTCGCGGGTCAAGGAGTACGCGGAGCAGAGCGCCAGCGCGGCGCGGAACATGTACGCCTCGGCCAACCGCCGCATCACCAACGAGCTGGCCGCGCTGGACGTGCCGGTGCCCACGTGGATGCGCGCCCCCGGGGAGGCCGGGGGGATGTACGCGCTGGAGACGGCCATGGACGAGATGGCCCTGACCTGCGGGATGGACCCGATCGAGTTCCGCGTCCGCAACGAACCCGAACGGGCTCCGGAGTCGGGGCTGCCGTTCTCCAGCCGCAACCTGGTGTCCTGCCTGCGCCAGGGGGCCGAGATGTTCGGCTGGAACGACCGCGATCCCGAACCGGGCGTCCGGGAGGAGAACGGCTGGCTGCTCGGAACCGGTGTGGCCGCGGCCACCTTCCCGAGCTTCAGCATTCCCGGATCGAAGGCGACCATCGGCTACGAGCCCGGCGGGTACTACCGGGTGGAGATCGGAGCAGCGGACCTGGGCACCGGTTCCCGCACGGCGCTGAGCCAGATCGCGGCCGAGGCGCTGGAAGTTCCCGTGGAGGAGGTGCGGCTGCACCTGGGCAGCACCGCGCAGCCGCGGGCGAGCATTGCCGGGGGTTCCTCGGGAACGGCCTCCTGGGGTTCGACGATCGTCCAGGCCGCGCGCGAGTTCCGCTCCGAGCACGGCGCGGAACCGGCGGAGGGGGCCGAGACCACGGCCGAGGCCGCGGCCAACCCGTCCGCCGGTGAGTACGCGATGAACGCCTACGGGGCGCAGTTCGCCGAGGTGGCGGTGAACGCCGACACCGGCGAGATCCGCGTGCCGCGCATGCTGGGCGTCTTCGCCGCGGGACGCATCGTCAACGCGCGCACCGCGCGTTCGCAGTTCCTCGGCGGGATGACCATGGGTCTGTCCATGGCGCTGCACGAGCACGGTGTTCTCGACGAGCGGTTCGGCCACGTCGTCAACCACGACTTCGCCGGGTACCACATAGCGGGCAACGCCGATGTGGGGTCGGTCGAGGTGAGCTGGCTCGACGAGCACGACCCGCACGTCAATCCCATGGGGATCAAGGGGATCGGCGAGGTCGGCATCGTCGGGGTGGCCGCGGCCATCGGCAACGCGGCTCGGCACGCCACCGGGATTCGGGTTCGTGAGCTCCCCCTCACCCCGGAGAAGTTCCTCGTTTAG
- a CDS encoding DUF397 domain-containing protein, translating to MNGQTRTSTSATRLTGAQWRRSRHSGAIGNCVEVAALDGNEVAMRNSRDPEGPALIYTRAEIAAFVAGAKDGEFDDFIS from the coding sequence ATGAACGGACAGACCCGCACCAGCACCTCGGCCACCCGGCTCACCGGAGCGCAGTGGCGCAGGAGCAGGCACAGCGGCGCGATCGGCAACTGCGTGGAGGTCGCCGCGCTGGACGGCAACGAGGTGGCGATGCGGAATTCGCGTGATCCGGAGGGTCCCGCCCTGATCTACACCCGCGCCGAGATCGCCGCCTTCGTCGCCGGAGCCAAGGACGGTGAGTTCGATGACTTCATCAGCTGA
- a CDS encoding helix-turn-helix domain-containing protein, translated as MTTVDPGDHHEPPEEHPKPTARRIVLGTQLRRLREAAEITRAEAAESIRGSESKISRIELAKVSVKERDVLDLLKCYGIDEQHREPFLEMARESNQPGWWNRYSDLMPDWFQDFVGLEESAARIQTFELQFVPGLLQVEEYARAVASRGRPELADEDVQRRVALRMQRQKLLNRPDAPRLWAVIDESVLHRPIGGTRVMRAQLDHLLEMTKRSTITLQVVPYRLSGYAAEGSFSMLRFAEPELPNLVYVEHLAGALHLDKPEEIEKYGRVFDRLTVDAETPEASRQLLQKVRACIG; from the coding sequence ATGACCACTGTCGACCCCGGCGACCACCACGAGCCACCCGAAGAGCACCCGAAGCCGACCGCCAGGCGGATCGTGCTCGGCACGCAGCTGCGGAGGCTGCGGGAGGCGGCCGAGATCACCAGGGCCGAGGCGGCCGAGTCCATACGCGGCTCCGAGTCGAAGATAAGCCGCATCGAGCTGGCCAAGGTCAGCGTCAAGGAACGCGACGTCCTCGACCTGTTGAAGTGCTACGGGATCGACGAGCAGCACCGGGAGCCGTTCCTGGAGATGGCCCGCGAGTCCAACCAGCCCGGCTGGTGGAACCGCTACAGCGACCTGATGCCCGACTGGTTCCAGGACTTCGTGGGGCTGGAGGAGTCCGCCGCGCGGATCCAGACCTTCGAGCTCCAGTTCGTTCCCGGCCTGTTACAGGTCGAGGAGTACGCCAGGGCGGTAGCCAGCCGGGGCAGGCCGGAGCTGGCCGACGAGGACGTCCAGCGCAGGGTCGCGCTGCGCATGCAGCGGCAGAAGCTGCTCAACCGCCCCGACGCCCCTCGGCTCTGGGCCGTGATCGACGAGTCCGTGCTGCACCGCCCCATAGGCGGGACGAGGGTGATGCGCGCCCAGCTCGACCACCTGCTCGAGATGACCAAGCGCTCCACGATCACCCTGCAGGTCGTTCCGTACCGGCTCAGCGGTTACGCGGCCGAGGGGTCCTTCAGCATGCTGCGGTTCGCCGAGCCGGAGCTGCCGAACCTGGTCTACGTGGAGCACCTGGCCGGGGCGCTGCACCTGGACAAACCGGAGGAGATCGAGAAGTACGGCAGGGTTTTCGACCGCTTGACCGTGGACGCGGAGACCCCGGAGGCGTCCAGGCAACTGCTGCAGAAGGTGCGGGCGTGCATCGGTTGA
- a CDS encoding SAM-dependent methyltransferase, protein MTEVNPLVESATPVHIDTSKASIARVYDAFLGGKDNYEVDRGVFEDVKRVTPEAADLAWDNREFLIRVTRFVANQTGVSQFLDCGSGLPTAENTHQVAQRLNPAARVVYVDNDPVVLAHGRALLEENEQTHFSATDIFEPRQVLEDPVVNRHLDFSEPIALFQIGTMHHHVGDRDPGEVMREYVEALPSGSLVALSHFYAPEDDGYYSGLARRMEQSFTNSPMGTGLFRSRRQIEAMFPGLELIEPGLVLCCDWWPDGPRLRKQPEVSNCIVGAVGRKP, encoded by the coding sequence ATGACCGAAGTCAACCCGTTAGTAGAGAGCGCCACCCCGGTCCACATCGACACGAGCAAGGCGAGTATCGCCAGGGTCTACGACGCCTTCCTCGGGGGCAAGGACAACTACGAAGTGGACAGAGGTGTCTTCGAGGACGTCAAGCGCGTCACTCCGGAGGCGGCGGACCTGGCCTGGGACAACCGCGAGTTCCTCATCCGGGTGACCCGCTTCGTCGCCAACCAGACCGGAGTGAGCCAGTTCCTCGACTGCGGGTCCGGACTGCCCACCGCGGAGAACACCCACCAGGTGGCCCAGCGCCTCAATCCCGCGGCCCGAGTGGTCTACGTGGACAACGACCCCGTGGTGCTCGCCCATGGACGTGCACTGCTGGAGGAGAACGAGCAGACTCACTTCAGCGCGACCGACATCTTCGAGCCGCGTCAGGTGCTCGAGGACCCGGTGGTGAACAGGCACCTGGACTTCTCCGAGCCGATCGCGCTGTTCCAGATCGGAACGATGCACCACCACGTCGGCGACCGCGACCCCGGCGAGGTGATGCGGGAGTACGTGGAGGCGCTGCCCTCCGGATCACTGGTGGCGCTGAGCCACTTCTACGCCCCGGAGGACGACGGCTACTACAGCGGGCTCGCGAGGCGGATGGAGCAGAGCTTCACCAACAGCCCGATGGGCACCGGCCTGTTCCGCTCCCGGAGGCAGATCGAAGCCATGTTCCCCGGGCTGGAGCTGATCGAACCGGGCCTGGTGCTGTGCTGCGACTGGTGGCCCGACGGGCCGCGGTTGCGGAAGCAGCCCGAGGTGTCCAACTGCATAGTCGGCGCGGTGGGACGCAAGCCCTGA
- a CDS encoding 8-amino-7-oxononanoate synthase → MKSSGSANGRSAGEAVFDWVDRHARHRRDNGLRRVVEPRGSAEDVLDLASNDYLGFARHPAVVEAAAAAAHRWGTGSTGSRLVTGTTELHTTLEDELAGLYGAEAALVFSSGYTANLALVTTLTGADSTIVSDGGNHASLIDGCRLSRARVRVVPHADPGAVRNALEGSSPPHVVLSESVFSVDGDTAPLDELLAACREHGAALLVDDAHGLGVLGDGAGAFTAFGLGGAPDVLATATLSKALGAQGGAVLGPRRVVDHVAQAARTFVFDTGLAPPAAAAALAGVRLLREDPRRARRVQEVAHGLHAALTERGVPAGSPGAAVLGIPAGSPDTAVTWARSCLERGVRVGCFRPPSVPDGESRLRLTARADLEERDIQRVVRVLTAGG, encoded by the coding sequence GTGAAGTCGAGTGGTTCCGCGAACGGCCGTTCCGCGGGTGAGGCGGTTTTCGACTGGGTCGACCGGCACGCGCGGCACCGGCGGGACAACGGGCTGCGCAGAGTCGTCGAGCCGCGCGGTTCCGCGGAGGACGTGCTGGACCTGGCGAGCAACGACTACCTGGGCTTCGCCCGGCACCCCGCGGTCGTGGAGGCCGCCGCGGCGGCAGCGCATCGCTGGGGCACCGGTTCCACCGGTTCCAGGCTCGTCACCGGAACGACCGAGCTGCACACGACCCTGGAGGACGAACTGGCCGGGCTGTACGGCGCCGAGGCCGCCCTGGTGTTCTCCTCCGGCTACACCGCCAACCTGGCGCTGGTGACGACGCTGACCGGAGCGGACTCCACGATCGTCTCGGACGGCGGCAACCACGCCTCGCTGATCGACGGGTGCAGGCTGTCCAGGGCACGGGTGCGGGTGGTCCCCCACGCCGATCCGGGCGCGGTGCGCAACGCGCTGGAAGGAAGCAGCCCTCCCCACGTGGTGCTGAGCGAGTCGGTGTTCTCCGTGGACGGGGACACCGCCCCCCTCGACGAGCTGCTCGCCGCCTGCCGCGAGCACGGGGCAGCGCTGCTCGTCGACGACGCGCACGGCCTCGGCGTGCTCGGCGACGGTGCCGGGGCGTTCACCGCTTTCGGACTCGGAGGCGCCCCCGACGTTCTGGCCACCGCGACCCTGTCCAAGGCGCTGGGCGCGCAGGGCGGCGCGGTGCTCGGACCGCGCCGCGTGGTCGACCACGTCGCGCAGGCCGCCCGCACCTTCGTGTTCGACACGGGGCTGGCTCCGCCCGCCGCCGCGGCCGCGCTCGCCGGGGTGCGCCTGCTGCGGGAGGACCCGCGGCGCGCGCGACGGGTCCAGGAGGTGGCCCACGGGCTGCACGCGGCGCTGACCGAGCGCGGCGTCCCCGCCGGTTCCCCCGGTGCCGCCGTGCTGGGCATCCCCGCCGGGTCACCGGACACCGCCGTCACCTGGGCACGCTCCTGCCTGGAGCGCGGGGTGCGGGTGGGGTGCTTCCGCCCTCCGTCCGTCCCGGACGGGGAATCCCGGCTGCGGCTGACCGCGCGGGCCGACCTGGAGGAGAGGGACATTCAACGAGTGGTGCGCGTCCTCACCGCGGGTGGTTGA
- the bioD gene encoding dethiobiotin synthase, with translation MTPTPLFVTGTGTDVGKTVVTAAVAALARRPVAVVKPAQTGTRGGGDCAEVLRLAGGVDVLELARYPDPLAPATAARLAGEPPVTPELIAGELAELPAGYGTVLVEGAGGVLVPYDDQGGTLLDVAELLGGAVLVVCPPGLGTLNSTALTVREVLRRGLRCPGTVVGSWPAEPGTTERCNLVDLPRLTGVPLLGAVEENAADHDREGFGERARCWLAPELGGTWRASE, from the coding sequence ATGACGCCGACTCCGCTGTTCGTCACGGGAACGGGAACCGACGTGGGAAAGACGGTGGTCACGGCGGCGGTGGCCGCGTTGGCCCGCAGGCCGGTGGCCGTGGTCAAACCGGCCCAGACCGGAACCCGGGGCGGGGGCGACTGCGCCGAGGTCCTGCGGCTGGCCGGTGGCGTGGACGTGCTCGAACTGGCGCGGTACCCGGATCCGCTCGCCCCCGCGACGGCAGCGCGGCTCGCCGGTGAGCCACCCGTCACCCCGGAACTGATCGCCGGTGAGCTCGCCGAGCTGCCCGCCGGTTACGGCACGGTCCTGGTGGAGGGGGCGGGTGGGGTGCTGGTTCCCTACGACGACCAGGGCGGCACGCTGCTCGACGTGGCCGAGCTCCTGGGCGGGGCGGTGCTCGTGGTGTGCCCGCCCGGTCTCGGCACGCTGAACTCCACGGCGCTGACCGTCCGGGAGGTGCTGCGGCGCGGGCTGCGCTGTCCCGGCACCGTGGTCGGCAGCTGGCCCGCCGAGCCGGGCACGACCGAGAGGTGCAATCTCGTGGACCTGCCCCGGCTCACCGGGGTGCCGCTGCTGGGGGCGGTCGAGGAGAACGCCGCCGACCACGACCGGGAGGGCTTCGGTGAGCGGGCGCGTTGCTGGCTGGCCCCCGAGCTCGGCGGGACGTGGCGGGCATCGGAGTGA
- a CDS encoding FAD-dependent oxidoreductase: MNDRSRSVLVIGAGVQGLSTATILAEAGHRVRVRTSEHPSETTSAVAGAVWGPTSLWPADRARRWAERTYGVFLELATDPATGVHSVPGTVAGRTGFPENPPGSLGLLDGVRPCGAGELPPGFAVGLRATLPLVDMPRYMEYLSNRFLDAGGELVLSTVPSLSEAAAESSLVVNCAGVGARELVGDPGVRPVAGQHVVVDNPGLEEFFIELSEVGEWTSYMPHGKRLVLGGTAVEHDWDRTPDPQVTEGILRRCGAIQPVLHDVRVREELVGLRPRSEAVRLHTEHYQGARIVHDYGHGGSGVMVSWGCAYEVVELLLSDLDD; the protein is encoded by the coding sequence GTGAATGATCGCTCACGTTCCGTGCTGGTCATCGGTGCCGGTGTCCAGGGGTTGAGCACCGCGACGATCCTCGCCGAGGCGGGGCACCGGGTCCGCGTCAGAACCAGCGAGCACCCTTCCGAGACGACTTCGGCCGTGGCCGGAGCGGTGTGGGGCCCGACCTCGCTGTGGCCTGCCGACCGCGCCAGGCGCTGGGCGGAACGTACCTACGGCGTCTTCCTCGAACTCGCGACCGATCCGGCCACCGGGGTGCACTCGGTTCCGGGGACCGTGGCGGGCAGAACGGGGTTCCCCGAGAACCCGCCGGGTTCGCTGGGGCTGCTCGACGGGGTCCGGCCGTGCGGGGCGGGTGAGCTGCCGCCCGGGTTCGCGGTGGGACTGCGGGCCACCCTCCCGCTGGTGGACATGCCGCGTTACATGGAGTACCTGAGCAATCGGTTCCTAGACGCGGGCGGGGAGCTGGTGCTCAGCACGGTTCCGAGCCTGTCCGAAGCGGCAGCGGAGAGCTCGCTGGTGGTCAACTGCGCCGGTGTCGGGGCGCGCGAGCTGGTCGGAGATCCCGGGGTGCGCCCGGTGGCCGGACAGCACGTGGTCGTGGACAACCCCGGGCTCGAGGAGTTCTTCATCGAGCTCAGCGAAGTCGGGGAGTGGACGAGCTACATGCCGCACGGCAAGCGGCTCGTGCTGGGCGGCACCGCCGTCGAGCACGACTGGGACCGGACCCCCGATCCGCAGGTCACGGAAGGGATCCTGCGGCGGTGCGGTGCCATCCAGCCCGTGCTGCACGACGTGCGGGTTCGCGAGGAGCTGGTGGGACTGCGCCCGCGCAGCGAGGCGGTGCGGCTGCACACCGAGCACTACCAGGGGGCCCGCATCGTGCACGACTACGGCCACGGGGGCAGCGGGGTCATGGTGTCCTGGGGGTGCGCGTACGAGGTGGTCGAACTCCTGCTGTCCGACCTCGACGACTGA
- a CDS encoding thiamine ABC transporter substrate-binding protein: MKRHTARRMRAAVATAAVLLVAGCSLIGTGGGSEAKTVTLVTHDSFAISDDARRHFERESGYELRVNKMGDAGALTNELVLTKDAPVGDVAFGVDSTFYSRALDSGAFAPYRPQGSGSIPVEYATVDPRLTPVDAGDVCVNIDKTWFAQHDVPAPENLADLAEPRYRGLLAVPNPATSSPGMAFLLNTIDRFGRQEGWKNYWRQLMSNDVRISSGWQEAYNQDFSGSAGNGQRPVVLSYASSPAAEIGENGESRTRALLNTCYRQVEYAGVLTGAEHPQRARELMDFLLSWKFQSQVSEQMYVYPTVLGVDPPRSWRDVAPRPSESAEMSPEVVRKNREQWVNQWRELTRS, translated from the coding sequence TTGAAACGACACACCGCACGCCGGATGCGTGCCGCGGTGGCCACCGCCGCCGTGCTGCTGGTCGCGGGTTGTTCGCTGATCGGAACCGGCGGAGGGTCGGAGGCCAAGACCGTCACGCTGGTGACCCACGACTCCTTCGCGATCAGCGACGACGCGCGGCGGCACTTCGAGCGCGAGTCCGGCTACGAACTGCGCGTCAACAAGATGGGCGACGCCGGAGCGCTGACCAACGAGCTCGTGCTCACCAAGGACGCCCCCGTCGGGGACGTGGCCTTCGGAGTGGACTCCACGTTCTACTCCCGCGCACTCGACTCCGGCGCCTTCGCGCCCTACCGGCCGCAGGGGTCCGGCTCCATCCCGGTGGAGTACGCGACCGTCGACCCGAGGCTCACCCCCGTGGACGCGGGCGACGTGTGCGTCAACATCGACAAGACCTGGTTCGCCCAGCACGACGTTCCCGCGCCGGAGAACCTGGCCGACCTGGCGGAACCGCGCTACCGCGGACTGCTCGCCGTGCCCAACCCGGCCACCTCCTCCCCGGGCATGGCCTTCCTGCTGAACACGATCGACCGCTTCGGCAGGCAGGAGGGCTGGAAGAACTACTGGCGCCAACTGATGTCCAATGACGTCCGGATCTCCTCGGGCTGGCAGGAGGCCTACAACCAGGACTTCTCCGGTTCCGCCGGCAACGGGCAGCGCCCCGTCGTGCTCTCCTACGCCTCCTCCCCGGCGGCGGAGATCGGGGAGAACGGCGAGTCGCGCACCCGCGCCCTGCTGAACACCTGCTACCGCCAGGTCGAGTACGCCGGGGTGCTCACGGGGGCCGAGCACCCGCAGCGCGCCAGGGAGCTGATGGACTTCCTGCTGTCGTGGAAGTTCCAGTCCCAGGTCTCCGAGCAGATGTACGTCTATCCGACCGTGCTGGGAGTCGACCCCCCGCGGAGCTGGCGGGACGTGGCGCCACGGCCGTCCGAATCGGCCGAGATGAGCCCGGAGGTCGTGCGGAAGAACCGTGAGCAGTGGGTGAACCAGTGGCGTGAGCTGACGCGGAGCTGA
- a CDS encoding ABC transporter permease: MFRTRCSGRTGAVTPGGPAGSAGHRPLLLGGAVAVLGFLGVFFAWPVLAILHRGLRPETVRVLADPGTWRIVAFTLGQAAASTALALAAGMPLAYLLARVRIPGKVLLRAVITVPFVLPTLVVGMAFRALLGTTEPSVTAIVLANAFFNVAVVARTVGGLWAQLDRRAEDAARSLGAGPLRTFGTVTLPALRPALWSATAVVFLFCSTSFGVVLVLGAGRYRTLETEIYLRTVRMLDLSGAAALSLLQFAAVVAALIVAALARRRRESAGGVRAAESSARKPRGAEWSVVAAGGVVLIALLVPVGALLVRSVSARSGWSLAGYRALSGTGDGALGVTGWQAALNSLRTATDATWMALSLGGIACLVLISLRKRWTAELMDTALMLPLGVSAVTVGFGYLITLQLLPGDLRTSPLLVPLAQALVVTPLVVRTVLPVLRSVDERLREAAATLGAGPWRVRREVDLPLTGRAICTAAGFGFVVALGEFGATGFLARPEEPTLSVAISELISRPGELNTQMAYAACALLMLVTAGAVLVIESLRTDSVGEF; this comes from the coding sequence GTGTTCCGGACGCGGTGCTCCGGCCGCACCGGAGCAGTCACCCCCGGCGGGCCCGCCGGATCCGCGGGACACCGTCCGCTCCTGCTCGGCGGAGCCGTCGCAGTGCTGGGCTTCCTCGGCGTTTTCTTCGCCTGGCCCGTGCTGGCCATCCTGCACCGCGGGTTGCGCCCGGAAACGGTGCGTGTGCTGGCCGACCCGGGGACCTGGCGGATCGTGGCCTTCACCCTCGGGCAGGCCGCGGCCTCCACCGCGCTGGCCCTGGCGGCCGGGATGCCGCTGGCCTACCTGCTCGCCAGGGTGCGGATCCCGGGCAAGGTGCTGTTGCGCGCGGTTATCACGGTTCCGTTCGTGCTGCCCACCCTGGTGGTGGGCATGGCCTTCCGCGCGCTGCTCGGAACCACGGAACCGAGCGTGACGGCGATCGTGCTGGCCAACGCGTTCTTCAACGTCGCCGTGGTCGCCCGCACCGTCGGTGGGCTGTGGGCCCAGCTGGACCGGCGGGCCGAGGACGCGGCCCGCAGCCTCGGTGCGGGACCGCTGCGGACCTTCGGCACCGTCACTCTGCCCGCGCTGCGCCCGGCCCTGTGGTCGGCGACCGCGGTGGTCTTCCTGTTCTGCTCCACGAGCTTCGGGGTGGTGCTGGTGCTCGGCGCGGGCAGGTACCGGACCTTGGAGACGGAGATCTACCTGCGCACCGTTCGGATGCTGGATCTGTCCGGTGCGGCCGCGCTGTCGCTGCTGCAGTTCGCCGCGGTGGTGGCGGCCCTGATCGTGGCGGCCCTGGCCAGGAGGCGCCGCGAGTCCGCGGGAGGGGTGCGTGCCGCGGAGAGTTCGGCGCGAAAACCCCGCGGAGCCGAGTGGTCGGTCGTGGCGGCCGGTGGCGTGGTGCTGATCGCGCTGCTGGTGCCCGTCGGTGCGCTGCTGGTCCGCTCGGTGAGCGCGCGGAGCGGGTGGAGCCTCGCCGGTTACCGCGCCCTGTCCGGGACCGGGGACGGCGCGTTGGGCGTCACCGGGTGGCAGGCGGCGCTGAATTCGCTGCGCACGGCGACTGACGCCACCTGGATGGCCCTGTCCTTGGGCGGGATCGCCTGTCTGGTGCTGATCTCGCTGCGGAAGCGCTGGACCGCCGAGCTGATGGACACCGCGCTGATGCTCCCGCTCGGGGTATCGGCCGTGACCGTCGGGTTCGGCTACCTGATCACGCTGCAGCTGCTGCCCGGCGATCTGCGCACCTCACCGCTGCTGGTGCCGCTCGCGCAGGCCCTGGTGGTGACCCCGCTCGTCGTGCGCACGGTGCTGCCCGTCCTGCGCTCGGTGGACGAGCGGCTGCGGGAGGCCGCGGCGACTCTCGGGGCAGGCCCGTGGCGGGTCCGCCGGGAGGTGGACCTGCCGCTGACGGGCAGGGCGATCTGCACAGCAGCGGGCTTCGGGTTCGTCGTCGCGCTGGGGGAGTTCGGGGCCACCGGGTTCCTGGCGAGGCCGGAGGAACCAACGCTGTCCGTGGCCATCAGCGAGCTCATCAGCCGTCCCGGCGAGCTCAACACGCAGATGGCCTACGCGGCCTGCGCGCTGCTCATGCTCGTGACGGCGGGAGCGGTGCTGGTGATCGAAAGCCTCCGCACGGATTCGGTCGGGGAGTTCTGA
- a CDS encoding ABC transporter ATP-binding protein, with translation MRTFEVHDAAVPEVRQRDEGLRLEGVTVRYGSTTALSGIDLSAPSGEVLAVLGPSGGGKSTLLRTVAGLEGSSRGSVRFGGQDLSGVPVHRRGFGMVFQDGQLFGHRDVAGNVEFGLRMRSVGRRERRREVARLLELVGLAGYQRRKVGELSGGQAQRVALARALAARPRLLLLDEPLSGLDRMLRERLAVDLAELLSDSATTAVVVTHDLDEAFTLADRVAVLSEGRVLQEERPRRLWTRPADEEVAGFLGCTTFLRGRIEDGIASCPLGSVPCPGEHAGEVLLGLRATGVRAHRSGTERNRGARGEVVRRSHRHDHVRLTVAVPELAGVDRLEAVVADTEVPEPGEEVALEIDPAGTALLGR, from the coding sequence ATGCGCACCTTCGAGGTCCACGACGCGGCGGTGCCCGAGGTGCGGCAGCGGGACGAGGGGCTGCGCCTGGAGGGCGTGACGGTCCGCTACGGGAGCACGACGGCGCTGTCCGGGATCGATCTCTCCGCGCCGAGCGGCGAGGTGCTGGCCGTGCTCGGGCCCTCCGGGGGCGGCAAGTCGACCCTGCTGCGCACCGTGGCCGGTTTGGAGGGCTCCTCGCGGGGATCGGTTCGCTTCGGCGGCCAGGACCTCTCCGGGGTGCCGGTGCACCGCCGTGGCTTCGGGATGGTCTTCCAGGACGGGCAGCTGTTCGGGCACCGCGACGTCGCGGGCAACGTCGAGTTCGGGCTGCGAATGCGCTCGGTCGGGAGGCGCGAGCGACGCCGGGAGGTGGCGCGGCTGCTGGAGCTGGTCGGGCTGGCCGGTTACCAGCGGCGCAAGGTGGGCGAGCTGTCCGGAGGGCAGGCGCAGCGCGTCGCGCTCGCCCGCGCGCTCGCGGCCCGGCCGCGGCTGCTGCTGCTCGACGAACCGCTGTCTGGGCTGGACCGGATGCTGCGCGAACGGCTCGCGGTCGACCTCGCCGAGCTGCTGTCCGACAGCGCCACCACCGCCGTGGTCGTGACCCACGACCTTGACGAGGCGTTCACCCTGGCGGACCGGGTGGCGGTGCTGTCCGAGGGGCGCGTGCTGCAGGAGGAACGGCCGCGCCGGTTGTGGACGCGGCCCGCCGACGAGGAAGTGGCCGGGTTCCTCGGGTGCACGACGTTCCTGCGCGGTCGGATCGAGGACGGGATCGCCTCCTGCCCGCTCGGGTCGGTTCCGTGCCCGGGGGAGCACGCGGGCGAGGTGCTGCTGGGCTTGCGCGCCACCGGGGTGCGCGCTCACCGGTCCGGGACGGAGCGGAACCGGGGAGCCCGCGGAGAGGTGGTGCGGCGCTCGCACCGCCACGATCACGTGCGGTTGACCGTGGCCGTTCCGGAGCTGGCCGGCGTGGACCGGTTGGAGGCGGTGGTGGCCGACACCGAAGTCCCCGAACCGGGTGAGGAGGTCGCGTTGGAGATCGATCCGGCAGGAACAGCCCTGCTCGGGCGTTAG